In Mycobacteriales bacterium, the following are encoded in one genomic region:
- a CDS encoding SDR family NAD(P)-dependent oxidoreductase, with translation MGLMDGKVAIVTGAGRGIGRGEAIELARQGASVVVSELDAEVGGAVVEEIKSAGGQAVLNTGDCSDAEAAEALVRQAIDEFGALDALVNNAGILRDRTLVKMTPEEWDAVIKVHLRGHYAPTHFACDYWKAESRPGHIVCTASTSGLLGNFGQANYGAAKAGIAAFSTIVAQEMAKYGVTCNAIAPAARTRMTEGAYGEIPQGQSGGFDFWHPDNVAPFVTFLCSDAAAGISGKVFGVQGDAVEIYRPFTSVAAIENGGSRWEPEQFVERAQELFDESGIVPRAENMMAKLRYSMTDRGA, from the coding sequence ATGGGACTCATGGACGGCAAGGTGGCGATCGTCACAGGTGCGGGGCGCGGCATCGGGCGCGGTGAGGCGATCGAGCTCGCCCGGCAGGGCGCCAGCGTCGTGGTCAGCGAGCTCGACGCGGAGGTCGGCGGCGCGGTCGTCGAGGAGATCAAGTCGGCCGGGGGCCAGGCGGTGCTCAACACCGGGGACTGCAGCGACGCCGAGGCGGCCGAGGCGCTGGTGCGCCAGGCGATCGACGAGTTCGGCGCCCTCGACGCGCTGGTCAACAACGCCGGCATCCTGCGCGACCGCACGCTGGTCAAGATGACCCCCGAGGAGTGGGACGCCGTCATCAAGGTGCACCTGCGCGGCCACTACGCGCCGACGCACTTCGCGTGCGACTACTGGAAGGCGGAGAGCCGCCCCGGGCACATCGTCTGCACGGCCTCGACGTCCGGGCTGCTCGGCAACTTCGGCCAGGCCAACTACGGCGCGGCCAAGGCGGGCATCGCGGCGTTCTCGACGATCGTCGCGCAGGAGATGGCGAAGTACGGCGTCACCTGCAACGCGATCGCGCCGGCCGCCCGCACCCGGATGACCGAGGGCGCCTACGGCGAGATCCCGCAGGGCCAGTCGGGCGGCTTCGACTTCTGGCACCCCGACAACGTCGCGCCGTTCGTGACGTTCCTCTGCTCCGACGCCGCGGCCGGTATCTCGGGCAAGGTTTTCGGGGTCCAGGGAGACGCAGTGGAGATCTACCGGCCGTTCACCTCGGTGGCGGCGATCGAGAACGGCGGCTCGCGGTGGGAGCCCGAGCAGTTCGTCGAGCGGGCGCAGGAGCTGTTCGACGAGAGTGGCATCGTGCCGCGCGCGGAGAACATGATGGCCAAATTGCGCTATTCGATGACCGACCGGGGCGCTTGA
- a CDS encoding sigma-70 family RNA polymerase sigma factor — MSRVSAPTIARELEHGFERHRIELRAYCYRMLASPFDAEDAVQDTFIRAWRGYDGFEQRSTLRSWLYRIATNVCLDMLRSRDRRARPMDLGPAGEPVAENLHERPETTWLEPIPDGLVMTAEADPADLAVTRDSVRLALVAALQHLPPRQRAMLILCEVLQWKAAEAAELLDTTVASVNSGLQRARATLAADVPQQSVDDLGEADRELLARYVRAFEAYDVGALTELIHADATQSMPPYDLWLSGRDDIFTWWFGPGIACRGSRVVTAPRANGAPAFGQYKPDPAGGYAPWALQVLDLRDGAIGELTFFLDTARLFPLFGLPPRLDA; from the coding sequence ATGTCGCGGGTGAGCGCCCCGACGATCGCCCGCGAGCTGGAGCACGGTTTCGAGCGGCACCGGATCGAGCTGCGCGCCTACTGCTATCGCATGCTGGCCTCTCCGTTCGACGCCGAGGACGCCGTGCAGGACACGTTCATCCGGGCGTGGCGGGGCTACGACGGCTTCGAGCAGCGGTCGACGCTGCGGTCGTGGCTCTACCGCATCGCCACCAACGTCTGCCTCGACATGCTGCGCAGCCGCGACCGGCGGGCCCGGCCCATGGACCTGGGCCCGGCCGGCGAGCCGGTGGCGGAGAACCTGCACGAACGGCCGGAGACGACCTGGCTGGAGCCGATCCCGGACGGCCTCGTCATGACCGCCGAGGCCGACCCGGCCGACCTGGCCGTCACCCGCGACAGCGTCCGGCTGGCGCTCGTCGCCGCGCTGCAGCACCTGCCACCGCGGCAGCGCGCGATGCTCATCCTCTGCGAGGTCCTCCAGTGGAAGGCCGCCGAAGCAGCCGAGCTGCTCGACACCACCGTGGCCTCGGTCAACAGCGGGCTGCAGCGGGCCCGCGCCACTCTCGCCGCCGACGTACCTCAGCAGTCGGTCGATGATCTGGGCGAGGCCGACCGGGAGCTGCTCGCCCGCTACGTGCGGGCGTTCGAGGCCTACGACGTCGGCGCGCTGACCGAGCTGATCCACGCCGACGCCACCCAGTCGATGCCCCCCTACGACCTGTGGCTGTCCGGCCGCGACGACATCTTCACCTGGTGGTTCGGGCCGGGCATCGCCTGCCGCGGCTCACGGGTCGTCACCGCGCCCCGGGCCAACGGCGCCCCGGCGTTCGGGCAGTACAAGCCGGACCCCGCCGGTGGCTACGCGCCGTGGGCGCTGCAGGTCCTCGACCTGCGCGACGGTGCGATCGGTGAGCTGACGTTCTTCCTCGACACCGCACGGCTGTTCCCGCTCTTCGGGCTGCCGCCGCGGCTCGACGCCTGA
- a CDS encoding sialidase family protein, producing MSGVRVLVGTRKGAFVLTADGKRTDWEITGPHFGGWEIYHAKGSPVDPDRIYLSQSTGWFGQLVQRSDDGGRTWTPVGNEFRYEGVPGTHQWYDGTPHPWEFARVWHLEPSLTDPDTVFAGVEDAALFRSTDGGGSWQELPGLRGHGSGPHWQPGAGGMCLHTIILDPADAQRMFIAISAAGAFRTDDGGGSWLPINRGLHSDGLPDPDAEVGHCVHHIAMHPSRPGTLFMQKHWDVMRSDDGGDSWREVSGDLPTDFGFVIDVHAHEPETLYVVPIKSDSEHYPLDGALRVFRSRSGGHEWEPLTKGLPQQHCYVNVLRDAMAVDTLDDGGVYFGTTGGQVYASADGGDSWAPIVNSLPPVLSIEVQTLP from the coding sequence ATGAGCGGAGTCAGAGTCCTGGTCGGCACGCGAAAGGGCGCCTTCGTGCTCACCGCCGACGGGAAGCGCACCGACTGGGAGATCACCGGTCCGCACTTCGGCGGCTGGGAGATCTACCACGCCAAGGGTTCGCCGGTCGATCCCGACCGGATCTACCTGTCGCAGTCGACCGGGTGGTTCGGGCAGCTCGTCCAGCGCTCCGACGACGGTGGGCGCACCTGGACACCGGTCGGCAACGAGTTCCGCTACGAGGGCGTGCCCGGCACGCACCAGTGGTACGACGGGACACCCCATCCCTGGGAGTTCGCTCGCGTCTGGCACCTGGAGCCGTCGCTGACCGATCCCGACACCGTCTTCGCCGGGGTGGAGGACGCCGCGCTCTTCCGCAGCACCGACGGCGGCGGCTCGTGGCAGGAGCTGCCCGGCCTGCGCGGGCACGGTTCCGGCCCGCACTGGCAGCCCGGCGCCGGCGGCATGTGCCTGCACACGATCATCCTCGACCCGGCCGACGCCCAACGGATGTTCATCGCGATCTCGGCCGCGGGCGCGTTCCGCACCGACGACGGCGGCGGCTCGTGGCTGCCGATCAACCGCGGCCTGCACTCCGACGGGCTCCCCGACCCCGACGCCGAGGTCGGCCACTGCGTCCACCACATCGCGATGCACCCGTCCCGCCCGGGCACGCTGTTCATGCAGAAGCACTGGGACGTCATGCGCAGCGACGACGGCGGCGACAGCTGGCGCGAGGTCAGCGGCGACCTGCCGACCGACTTCGGCTTCGTCATCGACGTGCACGCCCACGAGCCCGAGACGCTCTACGTGGTGCCGATCAAGAGCGACTCCGAGCACTACCCGCTCGACGGCGCGCTGCGAGTGTTCCGCAGCCGCAGCGGTGGCCACGAGTGGGAGCCGTTGACCAAGGGCCTGCCGCAGCAGCACTGCTACGTCAACGTGCTGCGCGACGCGATGGCGGTCGACACGCTCGACGACGGCGGCGTCTACTTCGGCACGACCGGCGGCCAGGTCTACGCCTCGGCCGACGGGGGCGACAGCTGGGCGCCGATCGTCAACAGCCTGCCGCCGGTGCTGTCGATCGAGGTGCAGACGCTGCCGTGA
- the pheA gene encoding prephenate dehydratase — MRLTYLGPEGTFSEAALRAAPESAGSEMVPCPSVADALDAVRSGEADAAMVPLENSVEGSVPTTLDELADEPPLRIAREVLLPVSFALLARAGTTLDAVKTVTTIPHAEAQVRGWLRRTLPGISFIPAASTADGARAVAAGEADAAISAPLAADRYGLEILADEIHDNPDAVTRFVLVTPPGPPPGPTGADRSTVVAFIADDHPGALLEILTEFAVRGVNLTRIESRPTGSALGRYFFSIDCEGHVADARVGEALSALRRVCAEVRFLGSYPRADGLPPRLQRATSDADFAAAADWLRHIRDGR; from the coding sequence GTGCGGCTGACCTACCTCGGGCCCGAGGGGACGTTCAGCGAGGCGGCGCTGCGGGCGGCGCCGGAGTCTGCGGGCAGCGAAATGGTGCCCTGCCCGTCGGTAGCCGACGCGCTCGACGCCGTCCGCTCCGGCGAGGCCGATGCGGCGATGGTCCCCCTGGAGAACTCCGTCGAGGGTTCGGTCCCCACCACGCTCGACGAGCTGGCCGACGAGCCGCCGCTGCGGATCGCTCGCGAGGTCCTGCTGCCGGTGTCGTTCGCGCTGCTGGCGCGAGCCGGTACGACGCTGGACGCGGTCAAGACCGTCACGACGATCCCGCACGCCGAGGCCCAGGTACGCGGCTGGCTGCGCCGCACCCTCCCCGGCATCAGCTTCATCCCGGCGGCGAGCACTGCTGACGGCGCCCGTGCGGTCGCCGCCGGCGAGGCCGATGCCGCGATCTCGGCGCCGCTGGCCGCCGACCGCTACGGGCTCGAGATCCTCGCCGACGAGATCCACGACAACCCCGATGCGGTCACGCGGTTCGTGCTCGTGACGCCGCCCGGGCCGCCGCCCGGACCGACCGGCGCCGACCGGTCGACGGTGGTGGCGTTCATCGCCGACGACCACCCGGGCGCGCTGCTGGAGATCCTGACCGAGTTCGCCGTACGCGGGGTCAACCTGACCCGCATCGAGTCGCGGCCCACGGGCAGCGCGCTCGGTCGTTACTTCTTCTCGATCGACTGCGAAGGGCACGTCGCCGATGCCCGGGTCGGCGAGGCGCTGTCGGCGCTGCGGCGGGTCTGCGCCGAGGTGCGGTTCCTCGGCTCCTACCCGCGGGCCGACGGGCTGCCGCCGCGGCTGCAGCGGGCCACCTCCGACGCCGACTTCGCTGCCGCGGCCGACTGGCTGCGCCACATCCGCGACGGTCGCTAG
- a CDS encoding MarR family transcriptional regulator codes for MLGQSDAEVAARLRVAVGRLIRYLRHHAVEQLTVSQLSALATLGNGPLRLGELAAAENISPSTLTRIVASLEERGLVARRQDADDRRVIWTELTATGTDLLERMRQERTLYLARRVAALDAPDRAALETALPVLEALASETEP; via the coding sequence GTGCTGGGACAGTCCGACGCGGAGGTCGCCGCCCGGCTGCGCGTCGCCGTCGGGCGGCTCATCCGCTACCTGCGCCACCACGCCGTCGAGCAGCTGACGGTGTCTCAGCTGTCGGCACTCGCAACGTTGGGCAACGGGCCGCTGCGGCTCGGCGAGCTGGCCGCCGCCGAGAACATCTCACCCTCGACGCTCACCCGGATCGTCGCGTCGCTCGAGGAGCGCGGGCTGGTGGCCCGACGGCAGGACGCCGACGACCGACGGGTCATCTGGACGGAGCTGACCGCGACGGGCACCGACCTGCTGGAGCGGATGCGGCAGGAACGAACGCTCTACCTGGCGCGACGGGTGGCGGCACTCGACGCGCCCGACCGCGCCGCCCTGGAAACCGCCTTGCCGGTGCTGGAAGCGCTCGCGTCGGAGACCGAGCCCTGA
- a CDS encoding PAS domain-containing protein, whose protein sequence is MVLRLRPLGSDPIVLPDQADTGSSVEPAGPAAAGGVAPDPFGAWADAVSAAEADACFLLDGTGVIRAISAHAAEQLGYAAEDVLGHWLLDVLHLVDFDEQDLPGDYADRLGPLLVLRSRGLMRGLLRIRRGDGRLVTFDCASSAVRDAAGAVVGSVSFLVDVARD, encoded by the coding sequence ATGGTCTTGCGGCTGCGCCCGCTCGGCTCCGACCCGATCGTGCTGCCCGACCAGGCAGACACGGGCTCCTCCGTGGAACCCGCCGGGCCGGCGGCTGCGGGCGGCGTGGCGCCGGATCCGTTCGGCGCCTGGGCGGACGCCGTCTCGGCGGCCGAGGCCGACGCCTGCTTCCTGCTCGACGGGACGGGCGTGATCCGCGCCATCTCGGCGCACGCCGCCGAGCAGCTCGGCTACGCCGCCGAGGACGTCCTGGGGCACTGGCTGCTCGACGTGCTGCACCTGGTCGACTTCGACGAGCAGGACCTGCCGGGTGACTACGCCGACCGGCTCGGACCGTTGCTGGTCCTGCGGTCGCGCGGGCTCATGCGGGGACTGTTGCGGATCCGGCGCGGAGACGGACGGCTGGTGACCTTCGACTGCGCCTCGTCGGCGGTGCGCGACGCGGCCGGCGCGGTCGTCGGATCGGTCTCCTTTCTCGTTGACGTCGCTCGCGACTGA
- a CDS encoding DMT family transporter, producing MRSLAIAGALLAGLSFAVGSVLQQREAQLVEAGDTRRLIKALMRRRRWLGGLAVASSAYGWQALALANGPLTLVQPLLVFELPFALVLAARVHRRRIGLREMGAALMVAGGIGIFLLSASPRGGADQASTTGWLTLLPTMAFIVGALTIAAGRAQGSVPRTSLLAGAAAVTFATMAPLMKATTELFESRGVATVITWQPWVMSVVALVGFTLSQRAFHSGSIAVSLPVLQAVQPIVGVAVGVTVFNEPIVTSPQALLGELLAAALAVTGIALLDTSPVVAAQEGEPRALPAPVPAQPRVIDLDESRVVVLATPQGSVSDASASSTGKAVSRAARSGASSAATRRAR from the coding sequence ATGAGGTCGCTCGCCATCGCCGGTGCGCTGCTCGCGGGGCTCAGCTTCGCGGTCGGCAGCGTGCTGCAGCAGCGCGAGGCGCAGCTCGTCGAAGCAGGCGACACCCGGCGTCTGATCAAGGCGCTGATGCGTCGGCGGCGCTGGCTCGGCGGGCTCGCGGTCGCCTCGTCCGCCTATGGCTGGCAGGCGCTCGCGCTGGCGAACGGACCGCTGACGCTCGTGCAGCCGCTGCTGGTCTTCGAGCTGCCGTTCGCGCTCGTGCTTGCCGCCCGGGTGCACCGCCGGCGGATCGGCCTGCGCGAGATGGGCGCCGCTTTGATGGTTGCCGGCGGCATCGGCATCTTCCTGCTGTCCGCGTCGCCGCGCGGCGGGGCCGACCAGGCGAGCACGACCGGTTGGCTCACCCTGCTGCCGACGATGGCCTTCATCGTCGGCGCTCTGACGATCGCGGCCGGCCGGGCACAAGGGTCGGTGCCGCGCACGAGCCTGCTCGCCGGGGCGGCAGCGGTGACGTTCGCCACCATGGCGCCGCTGATGAAGGCCACGACCGAGCTTTTCGAGAGCCGCGGCGTTGCCACGGTCATCACCTGGCAGCCATGGGTCATGAGCGTCGTCGCGCTGGTCGGCTTCACCTTGAGCCAGCGCGCGTTCCACAGCGGGTCGATCGCGGTCAGCCTGCCGGTGCTGCAAGCGGTGCAGCCGATCGTCGGTGTCGCCGTCGGCGTCACCGTCTTCAACGAGCCGATCGTCACCTCGCCGCAGGCGCTGCTCGGCGAGCTGCTCGCCGCGGCTCTCGCGGTCACCGGCATCGCGCTGCTCGACACGTCACCGGTGGTGGCCGCTCAGGAGGGGGAGCCACGCGCGCTGCCGGCACCGGTGCCCGCGCAGCCGCGGGTCATCGACCTCGACGAGTCGCGCGTCGTCGTGCTCGCGACGCCTCAGGGCTCGGTCTCCGACGCGAGCGCTTCCAGCACCGGCAAGGCGGTTTCCAGGGCGGCGCGGTCGGGCGCGTCGAGTGCCGCCACCCGTCGCGCCAGGTAG
- a CDS encoding MFS transporter — protein sequence MTTAPTAAVQQAGGHDHERYKWVALTNTTLGMLMATINGSIVLISLPAIFRGVHLDPLQPSNSSYLLWMLMGYLLVSAVLVVTLGRLGDIYGRVRMYNAGFAVFALASVLLAVDPLLGASGALWLIGWRVLQGIGGAMLMANSTAIITDAWRVEQRGFALGINMVAGIAGSFIGLIMGGLLSEVAWRSVFFVSVPFGVLGTIWAYKSLREVGTRTHARIDWWGNITLAVGLIAILAAITYGIEPYGGRDMGWLDPWVLAGLIGGTAMLVVFVVVESRVTDPMFDLRLFRNRAFAAGNAAQWLNAIARGGLQFMLIIWLQGIWLPLHGYNYVDTPLWAGIYLLPLTTGFLVAGPVSGWLSDRFGARAFATGGLVVVAAAFGGLLLLPTDFAFWQFAVLIAASGLGSGLFAAPNAAAIMNSVPATQRGAANGMRATFQNSGMVLSIGLFFSLMIVGLASSLPSSLYAGLTAQGVPSHAAHQVANLPPVGSLFAAFLGYNPIQSLLGPSGVLQHLSSAQVHVLTGKEFFPHLMSGPFHHGLVVVFTMAIIMSLIGAAASLARGAKYVHGQDAPVETGAATLPGAPPVGAAPAAPAGPAPAYDGGARTSRGAERR from the coding sequence ATGACGACCGCGCCCACAGCAGCCGTGCAGCAGGCGGGGGGCCACGATCACGAGCGCTACAAGTGGGTCGCCCTGACCAACACGACGCTCGGCATGCTGATGGCGACCATCAACGGGTCGATCGTGCTGATCTCGCTGCCGGCGATCTTCCGCGGCGTCCACCTCGACCCGTTGCAGCCGAGCAACTCGAGCTACCTGCTCTGGATGCTGATGGGCTACCTGCTCGTCAGCGCCGTCCTGGTCGTGACGCTGGGCCGCCTCGGTGACATCTACGGCCGGGTGCGGATGTACAACGCGGGCTTCGCGGTGTTCGCCCTGGCCTCCGTGCTGCTGGCGGTCGACCCCCTGCTCGGCGCGAGCGGCGCGCTCTGGCTGATCGGCTGGCGGGTGCTGCAGGGCATCGGCGGCGCGATGCTCATGGCGAACTCCACGGCGATCATCACCGACGCGTGGCGGGTGGAGCAGCGCGGGTTCGCGCTCGGCATCAACATGGTGGCCGGCATCGCCGGCTCGTTCATCGGTCTGATCATGGGCGGCCTGCTCTCGGAGGTCGCCTGGCGGTCGGTGTTCTTCGTGTCGGTGCCGTTCGGCGTGCTCGGCACGATCTGGGCCTACAAGAGCCTGCGCGAGGTCGGCACCCGCACCCACGCGCGCATCGACTGGTGGGGCAACATCACCCTGGCGGTCGGGCTGATCGCGATCCTCGCGGCGATCACCTACGGCATCGAGCCGTACGGCGGCCGCGACATGGGCTGGCTCGATCCGTGGGTGCTTGCCGGTCTCATCGGCGGCACCGCGATGCTCGTCGTCTTCGTGGTCGTCGAGAGCCGCGTGACCGACCCGATGTTCGACCTGCGGCTGTTCCGTAACCGGGCCTTCGCCGCCGGCAACGCCGCCCAGTGGCTCAACGCCATCGCCCGGGGCGGGTTGCAGTTCATGCTGATCATCTGGCTGCAGGGCATCTGGCTGCCGCTGCACGGCTACAACTACGTCGACACGCCGCTGTGGGCGGGCATCTACCTGCTGCCGCTGACGACGGGGTTCCTGGTCGCCGGGCCGGTGTCCGGCTGGCTGTCCGACCGGTTCGGCGCGCGCGCCTTCGCCACGGGCGGGCTTGTGGTGGTCGCGGCCGCTTTCGGCGGTTTGTTGCTGTTGCCGACCGACTTCGCCTTCTGGCAGTTCGCGGTGCTTATCGCGGCCAGCGGGCTGGGGTCCGGACTCTTTGCAGCGCCCAATGCAGCCGCCATCATGAATTCCGTGCCTGCGACGCAGCGCGGTGCCGCCAACGGCATGCGTGCGACGTTCCAGAACTCCGGAATGGTGCTGTCGATCGGGCTGTTCTTCTCCCTAATGATCGTCGGACTGGCGAGCAGCCTGCCCTCGTCGCTCTACGCGGGCCTGACCGCGCAGGGCGTGCCGTCGCACGCGGCGCACCAGGTGGCCAACCTGCCTCCCGTTGGCAGCCTGTTCGCCGCGTTCCTCGGCTACAACCCGATCCAGAGCCTGCTCGGACCCTCCGGCGTCCTGCAGCACCTGTCGTCCGCGCAGGTGCACGTGCTGACCGGCAAGGAGTTCTTCCCGCACCTGATGTCCGGCCCGTTCCACCACGGCCTGGTGGTCGTCTTCACGATGGCGATCATCATGTCGCTGATCGGCGCGGCGGCCTCGCTCGCGCGCGGCGCCAAGTACGTCCACGGCCAGGACGCTCCGGTGGAAACCGGCGCCGCCACGCTGCCCGGCGCGCCGCCGGTGGGTGCCGCGCCGGCCGCACCCGCCGGGCCCGCTCCGGCGTACGACGGCGGGGCCAGGACGTCGAGGGGCGCTGAACGACGATGA
- a CDS encoding iron-containing redox enzyme family protein: protein MSPMRLTVITAGRRGVAGAPSGHTDEMEISRRERFLQLSRIYALHTAPLETLGEDPRRQHDPDLAALKVRLEDDWLAELDQAIADDELNPALGGRAATDDVVATMRRLAARDRLPEIYRWLAEEADRDQLVRFLAVEGGPDAGFDDLVSACQLGLRGAAKVALAVNYWDEMGHGDPAAVHTVLHDRLVRALDIDEVPAADQPESALARTAFCGLLATNRWLQPEMLGALGLVELQAGPRCRLVLHAFDRLQVPAEAYPFYEVHAEVDPTHGKDWLEKAIAPYIDEHPHWAARVLRGALWRSVVNSAFLDDVSADLMPAQQRAA from the coding sequence ATGAGTCCCATGCGGCTGACTGTAATAACGGCCGGACGCCGCGGCGTCGCCGGTGCGCCGAGCGGGCATACCGATGAAATGGAGATCAGCCGTCGCGAGCGCTTCCTGCAGCTGTCGCGCATCTACGCGCTGCACACCGCTCCTCTCGAGACCCTCGGCGAGGACCCCCGGCGGCAGCACGATCCCGACCTCGCCGCACTGAAGGTCCGCCTCGAGGACGACTGGCTGGCCGAGCTCGACCAGGCGATCGCCGACGACGAGCTCAACCCGGCTCTCGGCGGCCGGGCGGCCACCGACGACGTCGTCGCGACGATGCGCCGGCTCGCCGCGCGCGACCGGCTGCCAGAGATCTACCGCTGGCTGGCCGAGGAGGCCGACCGCGACCAGCTCGTGCGTTTCCTCGCCGTCGAGGGTGGCCCCGACGCTGGCTTCGACGACCTCGTCTCCGCGTGCCAGCTCGGGCTGCGCGGCGCGGCGAAGGTGGCGCTCGCGGTCAACTACTGGGACGAGATGGGCCACGGCGATCCGGCCGCGGTGCACACCGTCCTGCACGACCGGCTCGTGCGCGCGCTCGACATCGACGAGGTGCCGGCGGCCGATCAGCCGGAGTCCGCGCTTGCCCGCACGGCGTTCTGCGGGCTGCTCGCGACCAACCGCTGGCTGCAGCCGGAGATGCTCGGGGCGCTCGGCCTCGTCGAGCTGCAGGCCGGTCCCCGTTGCCGGCTGGTGCTGCACGCCTTCGACCGCCTCCAGGTGCCGGCCGAGGCCTACCCCTTCTACGAGGTGCACGCCGAGGTCGACCCGACCCACGGCAAGGACTGGCTGGAGAAGGCGATCGCGCCCTACATCGACGAGCACCCGCACTGGGCGGCGCGCGTCCTGCGCGGGGCGCTGTGGCGCAGCGTGGTCAACTCGGCATTCCTCGACGACGTCTCCGCCGACCTGATGCCCGCGCAGCAACGCGCGGCGTGA
- a CDS encoding DUF4446 family protein — MLPLDRHTLDLLALSAAGAGGLGLVLGLVAQLRVGRLRRRFAVLDGPSGRETVLDALHRQEAEVAALRQEITAARGDVDRARGDLADALRHVSVVRYDAFGDMGGRLSFSAALLDDAGDGVVLTSINGRSETRTYAKGVKAGASEQALSPEESQAIEAAMSGRLPRDARGRRAGAHAANRVDRPAPARS, encoded by the coding sequence GTGCTCCCCCTGGACCGCCACACCCTCGACCTGCTGGCGCTCTCGGCGGCCGGGGCCGGGGGGCTCGGGCTGGTCCTCGGCCTCGTCGCCCAGCTGCGGGTGGGCCGGCTGCGCCGCCGGTTCGCCGTCCTCGACGGGCCGAGCGGTCGCGAGACGGTGCTCGACGCGCTGCACCGGCAGGAGGCCGAGGTGGCCGCGCTGCGCCAGGAGATCACGGCCGCGCGCGGCGATGTCGACCGCGCCCGCGGCGACCTGGCCGACGCGCTCCGGCACGTCTCGGTCGTGCGTTACGACGCCTTCGGCGACATGGGCGGGCGGCTGTCGTTCTCCGCGGCGCTGCTCGATGACGCCGGTGACGGCGTCGTACTCACGTCGATCAACGGACGCAGCGAGACCCGCACCTACGCGAAGGGCGTGAAGGCGGGTGCGAGCGAGCAGGCGCTGTCACCCGAGGAGTCCCAGGCGATCGAGGCCGCGATGAGCGGCCGGCTGCCGCGCGACGCCCGAGGCCGCCGTGCCGGAGCCCACGCCGCCAACCGCGTCGACCGGCCCGCGCCGGCGCGGTCCTAG
- a CDS encoding MoaD/ThiS family protein: protein MIRVVLPSHLRRLAGVGGEVALQVDEPVTQRAVLDALEQHYPVLRGTIRDHDGSRRRAFVRFFACEQDLSHASPDDPLPAEVVSGREPFLVVGAMAGG, encoded by the coding sequence ATGATCCGGGTCGTGCTTCCCTCGCACCTGCGCCGGCTGGCCGGCGTCGGCGGCGAGGTGGCGCTCCAGGTCGACGAACCCGTGACCCAGCGCGCCGTGCTCGACGCGCTGGAGCAGCACTACCCGGTGCTGCGCGGCACGATCCGCGACCACGACGGGTCCCGACGGCGAGCGTTCGTGCGGTTCTTCGCCTGCGAGCAGGACCTGTCGCACGCCTCGCCCGACGACCCCTTGCCCGCCGAGGTGGTCAGCGGCCGCGAACCGTTCCTCGTCGTCGGAGCCATGGCCGGCGGCTGA